The proteins below are encoded in one region of Juglans microcarpa x Juglans regia isolate MS1-56 chromosome 4D, Jm3101_v1.0, whole genome shotgun sequence:
- the LOC121259630 gene encoding protein RKD5 isoform X1 — translation MDSSDTHFLKALLVFQNTVNEELIRSMHVYQLENGKENEVERGFLFSVSGSYMEIEANPALFLLKFRPSEVFEGLMNGFWLCIFAYHADRSPHLTCIPSLLSIARNPKLKSVPTLSRDLQIILELGCRREDREPSQFPEEETCQENYVNYHQSRKSSPILRQDLNCLPYPASMSELSEDQHKEQCSTGWKSAGIVDNKKKRAASEHIASIALSDLAKYFDLPITEASRNLKVGLTVLKKKCRELGIPRWPHRKIKSLDGLIQDLQEEAKRQQQENEAAAMVVAKRRRMLESEKENIERKPFMELQTETKRFRQDVFKRRHRARALRNHGLSISNNQLI, via the exons ATGGATTCTTCTGACACCCATTTCTTAAAAGCTCTCTTAGTCTTTCAAAACACTGTAAACGAAG AATTGATCAGGAGCATGCATGTATACCAGTTGGAGAATGggaaggaaaatgaagttgagaGGGGGTTTTTGTTCTCGGTCAGTGGGTCATACATGGAAATTGAAGCCAACCCAGCTCTCTTCTTGCTTAAGTTCCGGCCTTCCGAAGTGTTTGAAGGGCTTATGAACGGCTTTTGGCTTTGCATATTTGCATATCATGCCGATCGTTCGCCTCATCTCACATGCATTCCTTCTCTGCTTTCAATCGCCAG AAATCCCAAGCTGAAGTCAGTGCCAACATTGTCCCGCGATCTTCAAATTATTTTGGAGTTGGGCTGCAGAAGGGAAGACAGAGAGCCATCACAATTTCCAGAGGAGGAAACATGCCAAGAGAACTATGTTAATTATCATCAATCCAGGAAAAGTTCGCCCATACTTCGTCAGGATCTTAACTGCCTTCCTTATCCAGCAAGCATGTCTGAATTATCTGAAGATCAACATAAGGAGCAATGTTCAACAG GATGGAAGAGTGCAGGTATTGTAGACAATAAGAAAAAGAGGGCAGCCAGTGAACACATTGCAAGCATTGCTCTATCAGATCTAGCCAAGTATTTTGATCTTCCAATCACGGAAGCTTCAAGAAATTTGAAAGTTGGACTTACAGTTCTCAAGAAGAAATGTAGAGAATTAGGTATTCCTCGTTGGCCACATAGGAAGATCAAATCCCTTGATGGTCTCATTCAAGATCTTCAG GAAGAGGCAAAACGCCAACAGCAGGAGAATGAGGCAGCTGCCATGGTAGTGGCAAAAAGGCGAAGGATGTTGGAGagcgaaaaagaaaatatagagagaAAACCCTTCATGGAGTTGCAGACCGAGACCAAAAGATTCAGgcaagatgttttcaaaagaaggCATAGAGCTAGAGCTCTTAGAAATCATGGTCTATCAATCTCAAACAATCAGTTGATATAA
- the LOC121259630 gene encoding protein RKD5 isoform X3, with protein MRHWQSGESLSELIRSMHVYQLENGKENEVERGFLFSVSGSYMEIEANPALFLLKFRPSEVFEGLMNGFWLCIFAYHADRSPHLTCIPSLLSIARNPKLKSVPTLSRDLQIILELGCRREDREPSQFPEEETCQENYVNYHQSRKSSPILRQDLNCLPYPASMSELSEDQHKEQCSTGWKSAGIVDNKKKRAASEHIASIALSDLAKYFDLPITEASRNLKVGLTVLKKKCRELGIPRWPHRKIKSLDGLIQDLQEEAKRQQQENEAAAMVVAKRRRMLESEKENIERKPFMELQTETKRFRQDVFKRRHRARALRNHGLSISNNQLI; from the exons ATGCGGCACTGGCAGAGCGGTGAATCTTTATCCG AATTGATCAGGAGCATGCATGTATACCAGTTGGAGAATGggaaggaaaatgaagttgagaGGGGGTTTTTGTTCTCGGTCAGTGGGTCATACATGGAAATTGAAGCCAACCCAGCTCTCTTCTTGCTTAAGTTCCGGCCTTCCGAAGTGTTTGAAGGGCTTATGAACGGCTTTTGGCTTTGCATATTTGCATATCATGCCGATCGTTCGCCTCATCTCACATGCATTCCTTCTCTGCTTTCAATCGCCAG AAATCCCAAGCTGAAGTCAGTGCCAACATTGTCCCGCGATCTTCAAATTATTTTGGAGTTGGGCTGCAGAAGGGAAGACAGAGAGCCATCACAATTTCCAGAGGAGGAAACATGCCAAGAGAACTATGTTAATTATCATCAATCCAGGAAAAGTTCGCCCATACTTCGTCAGGATCTTAACTGCCTTCCTTATCCAGCAAGCATGTCTGAATTATCTGAAGATCAACATAAGGAGCAATGTTCAACAG GATGGAAGAGTGCAGGTATTGTAGACAATAAGAAAAAGAGGGCAGCCAGTGAACACATTGCAAGCATTGCTCTATCAGATCTAGCCAAGTATTTTGATCTTCCAATCACGGAAGCTTCAAGAAATTTGAAAGTTGGACTTACAGTTCTCAAGAAGAAATGTAGAGAATTAGGTATTCCTCGTTGGCCACATAGGAAGATCAAATCCCTTGATGGTCTCATTCAAGATCTTCAG GAAGAGGCAAAACGCCAACAGCAGGAGAATGAGGCAGCTGCCATGGTAGTGGCAAAAAGGCGAAGGATGTTGGAGagcgaaaaagaaaatatagagagaAAACCCTTCATGGAGTTGCAGACCGAGACCAAAAGATTCAGgcaagatgttttcaaaagaaggCATAGAGCTAGAGCTCTTAGAAATCATGGTCTATCAATCTCAAACAATCAGTTGATATAA
- the LOC121259632 gene encoding heterogeneous nuclear ribonucleoprotein H2-like: MYGPRGAMLGSGGVSDGYEVGSKRQRMMESNPYFAVSSGTSGFQPYGYGGGFQPPPFPVIRLRGLPFNCTDIDIFKFFAGLDIVDVLLVNKSGRFSGEAFVVFAGSMQVEFALQRDRQSMGRRYVEVFRCKRQDYYNAVAGEVNYEGIYDNDYHGSPPPARSKRFSDKDQLEYTEILKMRGLPFSVKKPEIVEFFQDFKLIEERIHIACRPDGKATGEAYVEFASAEEAKRAMCKDKMTIGSRYVELFPSTPDEARRAESRSRQ, encoded by the exons ATGTACGGACCAAGAGG GGCAATGTTGGGAAGCGGGGGGGTTTCGGACGGGTACGAGGTCGGCTCAAAGAGACAAAGAATGATGGAATCCAATCCCTACTTCGCAGTGAGCAGTGGCACAAGTGGCTTTCAACCTTATGGATATGGTGGCGGCTTTCAACCCCCGCCCTTTCCAGTGATTCGGCTCAGGGGGCTTCCCTTCAACTGCACCGACATTGACATTTTCAAGTTCTTTGCTGGACTGGACATTGTGGATGTTCTGCTTGTCAACAAGAGTGGACGGTTCTCGGGAGAAGCCTTTGTTGTCTTCGCGGGATCAATGCAGGTTGAGTTTGCTTTACAAAGAGATCGGCAGAGCATGGGTCGGAGGTATGTGGAAGTTTTCAGATGCAAGAGGCAGGATTACTACAATGCTGTTGCTGGGGAGGTAAACTATGAAGGAATTTATGATAATGACTATCATGGAAGCCCTCCTCCAGCTCGATCGAAGAGGTTCAGTGACAAGGACCAGCTGGAATACACTGAAATATTGAAGATGCGTGGCCTCCCTTTTTCAGTGAAAAAACCTGAAATTGTTGAATTTTTCCAGGATTTCAAGCTGATAGAAGAAAGGATACACATTGCATGTCGCCCTGATGGGAAAGCTACTGGAGAGGCGTATGTAGAGTTTGCTTCTGCAGAGGAGGCTAAGAGAGCTATGTGCAAAGACAAGATGACAATTGGGTCTAGATATGTGGAGCTGTTTCCTTCTACTCCAGACGAAGCAAGACGGGCTGAGTCAAGATCCCGACAGTGA
- the LOC121259629 gene encoding pentatricopeptide repeat-containing protein At4g39530-like: MLLRSTMIKFFSCSLPGAIDAIPSRVPEPSIALLLQKKSKPISISECKQIHAKLVVSRAISETHVANTLLSLYTKCNALDHADLLFDKMPRKNVVTWTSMISAYVHDGSFGRAMKMFKGMLETGDKPNKFTFSIAVRACTGLSSRDLGQQIHCLMVQLGLESNEFAGSVLVDMYFKIGNDLDDACRVFDGLFTKDRVTWNVMISAVAQVGDSCRVSRLFSDMRVFDQLEPNDFTFTSLLRCCCLLREVEQIHALAVKFHAEDDVVVGSALVDFYGKCGDMASSWKVFDSIEEKDKFVWSSIISGHTRNGRGEEAIILFREMCRQGMRPDQHALSSTLKGCAENGDLNTAVQVHAQMIKNGCGRNCFVASVLLALYADSGNICEAENLFRKIDMKDIVAWNSMILGYAQMKEGSLSCIQMFQELCWTDLLKPDAGTLIAVLKSCQSKSDMVTGVQIHSVIVKSSQSLETPVGNALVHMYSECGTIDDAYKSFNDLVEKDETSWSSIVSCYQQNGYDLEALQLCKQMLANGVHFTSYSLPSCLSACSKVVAIDVGKQFHAFIIKCGFHRDVYVGSSIIDMYAKCGDHEESRKVFNDEQRSNEVTYNAMISGLAQHGKALEAIEIFSEMEKMNLMPNHITFLALLSACSHAGYTEKSLYFFNLMHKKYRIRPESEHYSCLVDAYGRAGKLEEAYQFIKNDGSVLAWRTLLSSCRIYANTKIAEKSAREIIELDADDHSSYVILSNIYSGEGKWEEAMKLRQKMTEIGLKKYPASSRLIY, translated from the coding sequence ATGCTTCTTCGGTCAACCATGATCAAATTCTTTTCATGCTCTCTCCCCGGCGCCATAGACGCCATCCCCTCTAGAGTGCCAGAACCGTCCATTGCACTGCTACTTCAGAAGAAGTCAAAGCCTATATCGATCAGCGAGTGCAAGCAAATCCATGCAAAGCTTGTAGTGTCGCGAGCAATCTCAGAAACCCACGTCGCAAACACCCTTTTGAGCCTTTACACGAAATGTAACGCTTTAGATCATGCAGATTTATTGTTCGACAAAATGCCTCGCAAGAACGTGGTGACGTGGACTTCGATGATTTCGGCTTATGTTCATGACGGGTCTTTTGGGAGAGCTATGAAAATGTTCAAAGGAATGCTTGAAACGGGTGATAAACCaaacaaatttactttttctattgccGTTCGGGCTTGTACCGGTCTTAGTTCTCGCGACTTGGGTCAGCAAATTCATTGCTTGATGGTTCAACTGGGGCTTGAGAGTAATGAGTTTGCGGGTAGCGTTCTTGTGGACATGTACTTCAAGATTGGGAATGATCTTGATGATGCGTGTCGTGTTTTTGATGGGTTGTTTACCAAAGATAGAGTTACATGGAATGTTATGATTTCTGCGGTTGCACAAGTTGGTGATTCTTGTAGGGTTTCAAGATTGTTTTCGGATATGCGGGTGTTTGATCAGTTGGAACCCAATGATTTTACCTTTACGAGCTTGCTCAGGTGTTGTTGTTTATTAAGAGAGGTGGAGCAAATACATGCACTTGCTGTGAAGTTTCACGCTGAAGATGATGTTGTGGTGGGCAGTGCTTTAGTGGATTTTTATGGTAAGTGCGGTGATATGGCTTCAAGCTGGAAAGTCTTCGATTCCATAGAGGAGAAAGATAAGTTTGTTTGGAGCTCCATCATTTCAGGTCATACGAGAAATGGTCGAGGAGAGGAAGCTATCATTTTGTTCAGGGAAATGTGTAGACAAGGCATGAGACCTGATCAGCATGCATTGTCAAGTACATTAAAAGGTTGTGCTGAGAATGGAGACTTGAACACAGCAGTTCAAGTCCACGCCCAAATGATAAAGAACGGATGTGGAAGAAACTGTTTTGTTGCAAGTGTTCTTTTAGCTCTTTATGCAGATTCAGGCAATATATGTGAAGCAGAGAATTTGTTCAGAAAAATTGATATGAAAGATATTGTTGCATGGAACTCAATGATCTTGGGTTATGCTCAAATGAAGGAGGGCTCTCTTTCTTGCATTCAAATGTTTCAAGAACTTTGCTGGACTGACTTACTGAAACCTGATGCAGGCACTCTGATTGCTGTTCTGAAGTCTTGTCAGAGTAAATCAGATATGGTCACAGGTGTACAGATCCATTCCGTGATAGTGAAATCAAGTCAAAGTCTTGAAACTCCAGTTGGGAATGCACTAGTCCACATGTACTCCGAGTGTGGAACTATAGATGATGCTTATAAATCTTTCAATGATTTGGTTGAGAAGGATGAAACTTCTTGGAGTTCTATAGTTAGTTGTTATCAACAGAATGGGTATGATTTAGAGGCTCTGCAACTTTGCAAACAGATGCTAGCAAATGGGGTCCATTTCACCAGTTATAGCCTTCCATCATGCCTTTCAGCTTGCTCGAAAGTTGTAGCTATAGATGTGGGCAAACAGTTTCATGCTTTCATTATTAAGTGTGGTTTTCATAGAGATGTCTATGTTGGGAGCTCGATCATAGATATGTATGCTAAATGTGGAGACCATGAGGAATCTAGAAAAGTTTTTAATGATGAGCAAAGGTCAAATGAAGTAACTTACAATGCCATGATTTCTGGACTCGCACAGCATGGGAAAGCCCTGGAGGCAATAGAAATATTCAGCGAGATGGAGAAGATGAATTTAATGCCCAATCACATCACATTCTTGGCTCTTCTATCAGCTTGTAGCCATGCAGGTTACACAGAAAAGagtttatatttctttaatctgATGCACAAGAAGTATCGTATTAGGCCAGAATCTGAACATTATTCCTGCTTGGTTGATGCATATGGTCGGGCTGGAAAGCTCGAGGAGGCGTACCAATTCATTAAAAATGATGGAAGTGTTTTGGCATGGAGAACTTTGCTTAGTTCTTGTAGGATTTATGCAAACACAAAAATTGCGGAAAAATCTGCAAGAGAAATTATAGAACTTGATGCCGACGATCATTCTTCATATGTTATACTCTCTAACATTTACTCTGGGGAGGGAAAATGGGAAGAAGCTATGAAGTTGAGACAGAAAATGACCGAGATTGGGTTGAAGAAATATCCAGCAAGTAGTCGGTtgatatactaa
- the LOC121261577 gene encoding protein GET1-like, whose product MGEEETLGHQGSLASLLVFMIVMSFQLVSIWLGHLKKRGPKSAEVLQLRGEIKQLLKEASSLSEPSTFAQAAKLRRLAAAKEKELANYQESRGKEMKISYGLHLKVLFLFKVLTYFVLVCWFWGVPVAIISQQLVQPFGRVLSWRTGGISNNNVMVGIIPWLLLSTRVSKLACRLLKVEN is encoded by the exons atgggagaagaagaaaccctAGGACATCAGGGCTCGCTTGCATCTCTTCTCGTCTTCATGATTGTAATGAGCTTCCAGTTAGTCTCCATCTGGCTCGGACACTTAAAAAAG AGAGGACCCAAGAGTGCTGAAGTACTCCAGTTGCGGGGAGAGATAAAGCAACTCTTGAAAGAGGCCAGCTCCTTGTCAGA GCCATCCACATTTGCACAAGCTGCCAAGCTTAGGAGGTTAGCAGCTGCCAAGGAGAAGGAACTTGCAAATT ATCAAGAATCACGTGGCAAGGAAATGAAAATATCATATGGTTTGCACCTGAAAGTTCTGTTTCTTTTTAAG GTTCTGACATATTTTGTGCTCGTTTGCTGGTTCTGGGGGGTTCCTGTTGCCATCATATCTCAGCAACTTGTGCAACCGTTTG GGAGGGTGTTATCTTGGAGGACTGGTGGCATCTCAAACAACAATGTTATG GTTGGGATAATACCTTGGTTACTATTATCCACGAGGGTTAGCAAACTTGCTTGTCGACTCTTAAAAGTAGAAAATTGA
- the LOC121259630 gene encoding protein RKD5 isoform X2 — MDSSDTHFLKALLVFQNTVNEELIRSMHVYQLENGKENEVERGFLFSVSGSYMEIEANPALFLLKFRPSEVFEGLMNGFWLCIFAYHADRSPHLTCIPSLLSIARNPKLKSVPTLSRDLQIILELGCRREDREPSQFPEEETCQENYVNYHQSRKSSPILRQDLNCLPYPASMSELSEDQHKEQCSTGIVDNKKKRAASEHIASIALSDLAKYFDLPITEASRNLKVGLTVLKKKCRELGIPRWPHRKIKSLDGLIQDLQEEAKRQQQENEAAAMVVAKRRRMLESEKENIERKPFMELQTETKRFRQDVFKRRHRARALRNHGLSISNNQLI, encoded by the exons ATGGATTCTTCTGACACCCATTTCTTAAAAGCTCTCTTAGTCTTTCAAAACACTGTAAACGAAG AATTGATCAGGAGCATGCATGTATACCAGTTGGAGAATGggaaggaaaatgaagttgagaGGGGGTTTTTGTTCTCGGTCAGTGGGTCATACATGGAAATTGAAGCCAACCCAGCTCTCTTCTTGCTTAAGTTCCGGCCTTCCGAAGTGTTTGAAGGGCTTATGAACGGCTTTTGGCTTTGCATATTTGCATATCATGCCGATCGTTCGCCTCATCTCACATGCATTCCTTCTCTGCTTTCAATCGCCAG AAATCCCAAGCTGAAGTCAGTGCCAACATTGTCCCGCGATCTTCAAATTATTTTGGAGTTGGGCTGCAGAAGGGAAGACAGAGAGCCATCACAATTTCCAGAGGAGGAAACATGCCAAGAGAACTATGTTAATTATCATCAATCCAGGAAAAGTTCGCCCATACTTCGTCAGGATCTTAACTGCCTTCCTTATCCAGCAAGCATGTCTGAATTATCTGAAGATCAACATAAGGAGCAATGTTCAACAG GTATTGTAGACAATAAGAAAAAGAGGGCAGCCAGTGAACACATTGCAAGCATTGCTCTATCAGATCTAGCCAAGTATTTTGATCTTCCAATCACGGAAGCTTCAAGAAATTTGAAAGTTGGACTTACAGTTCTCAAGAAGAAATGTAGAGAATTAGGTATTCCTCGTTGGCCACATAGGAAGATCAAATCCCTTGATGGTCTCATTCAAGATCTTCAG GAAGAGGCAAAACGCCAACAGCAGGAGAATGAGGCAGCTGCCATGGTAGTGGCAAAAAGGCGAAGGATGTTGGAGagcgaaaaagaaaatatagagagaAAACCCTTCATGGAGTTGCAGACCGAGACCAAAAGATTCAGgcaagatgttttcaaaagaaggCATAGAGCTAGAGCTCTTAGAAATCATGGTCTATCAATCTCAAACAATCAGTTGATATAA